One stretch of Numenius arquata chromosome 8, bNumArq3.hap1.1, whole genome shotgun sequence DNA includes these proteins:
- the SNTN gene encoding sentan: MCGCRASVPSTKQYSVNQPAPAPTKTSPSATAGMPKLIPIAKQLASIKALGKGSDLEKAFATAALVYNNSADPEGKLSKAETKSLLQTQFGRFIQGQENKPKYQEIISALDEELENKIDFEDFMILLVSLTLMSDLLQEIKNVKITK, from the exons ATGTGTGGCTGCAGAGCAAGCGTTCCCAGCACCAAGCAGTACTCGGTCAAtcagccagctcctgctcccaccaAAACCAGCCCTTCGGCCACAGCAGGAATGCCCAAGCT CATACCTATAGCCAAGCAGCTGGCATCAATCAAAG cTCTAGGAAAAGGCTCAGACCTTGAAAAAGCTTTTGCTACCGCGGCTTTGGTGTATAACAACTCTGCTGACCCCGAGGGCAAGCTCAGCAAAGCTGAAACCAAAAGCCTGCTGCAAACCCAGTTTGGGCGTTTCATACAG GgccaagaaaacaaaccaaaataccaggaaataatttctgcGCTGGATGAGGAGTTGGAGAACAAAATTGACTTTGAAGATTTCATGATCTTGTTAGTCAGTCTCACCCTAATGTCTGACCTGCTGCAGGAGATCAAAAATGTGAAAATCACAAAATGA